From Micromonospora auratinigra:
CTCGCACTTCGAGGCCCGTAACGCCACCCACCAGATGAAGAAGCTGACGCTGGAGGACCTGAAGCTCTTCCGCGACCGGCTCTACCTGGACATCCCGGACAAGCAGCTGGAGGAGAACCCGTACCTCCCGCCGTACTACACCCCGGGTGAGAAGTCCGACGAGCTGGAGTACCTGCGGGAGCGGCGGAACCAGCTGGGCGGCTACCTGCCGTCGCGGCGGACCGACCACAAGACGCTGCAGATCCCGGGCACCGAGCGGTTCTCCGACGTCAAGCGCGGTTCGGGCAAGCAGAAGGTGGCCACCACGATGGCCTTCGTCCGCCTGCTCAAGGACATCATGAAGGACAAGGAGTTCGGCAAGCGCTGGGTGCCGATCATCCCGGACGAGGCCCGTACCTTCGGCATGGACTCGCTCTTCCCGACCCAGAAGATCTACTCGCCGCACGGCCAGCGGTACACCTCGGTCGACCGGGAGCTGTTCCTGTCGTACAAGGAGGCGACCACCGGCCAGATCCTGCACGAGGGGATCAACGAGGCGGGCTCGGTGGCCTCGTTCACCGCGGCCGGCACCGCGTACGCCACCCACGGCGAGCCGATGATCCCGCTGTACATCTTCTACTCGATGTTCGGCTTCCAGCGCACCGGCGACGGGTTCTGGGCCGCGGCGGACCAGATGGCGCGCGGCTTCGTGCTCGGCGCGACCGCCGGCCGGACCACGCTCAACGGTGAGGGCCTCCAGCACGAGGACGGCCACTCGCTGCTGCTGGCCGCCACCAACCCGGCGGTGGTCGCGTACGACGCGGCGTTCGCCTACGAGCTGGCGCACATCGTGGAGAACGGCCTGCACCGGATGTACGGCGAGGGGCAGGAGAACATCTTCTACTACCTCACCGTCTACAACGAGCCGATCTTCCAGCCCGCGCAGCCGGAGGGGGTGGACGTCGAGGGCCTGCTCAAGGGCATCTACCGCTACTCCCCCGCGCCGCAGGTGGGCGGGGACGCGCCGAAGGCCAACATCCTGGCCTCCGGCACCGGCATGCAGTGGGCGCTCAAGGCGCAGCAGCTGCTGGCCGAGGACTGGGGGGTGGCCGCCGACGTCTGGTCGGTGACCTCCTGGACCGAGCTGCGCCGGGACGCGGTGGAGTGCGAGGAGCACAACCTGCTCAACCCGGGCACCGAGCAGCGGGTGCCGTACATCCAGCAGAAGCTGGCCGACGCCGACGGGCCGAAGGTCGCGGTGAGCGACTGGATGCGCGCGGTGCCGGACCTGATCGCCCGCTGGGTGCCCGGCGACTACACGTCGCTCGGCACCGACGGTTTCGGCATGTCGGACACCCGGCACGCGCTGCGCCGGCACTTCCACGTCGACGCTGAGTCGGTGGCGGTCGCGACGCTGCGTCAGCTCGCCCTGCGCGGCGCGGTACCGGCCCAGGTGCCGGCCGAGGCGGCCCGCAAGTACGTGCTGGACGACGTCAACGCCGCCCCGGTGGGCGAGACCGGCGGCGACAGCTGACCCGTTCGGGTACGACACGAGGGGCCCGGCGCAGTCGCGCCGGGCCCCTCCGTCGTTCCGCCCCGACCACGGGTGGCGGGCGGCGGGTCGGAGCTGGAGTCGACGATGGTCCGGCGTCCCTGGCGGGGACGCCGGACCATCGTCATCGCGGGCGACGCCGGGACCGGCTCCGGTCAGCCGACGGCGGCCAGATCGGTCAGCCGGGCCAGCGAGTCCTCCAGGTCGGCACCCACCCGACGCAGGCCGAGGCGGAGCAGGGCGGCCTTGACCGGCCCGGCGGGCCACCGCACGACGATGAGTCGCACGATCGTCCCGCCCTCCTCCTCGTCCGGGGTCAGCTGTACGTAGATCTCGGTGCGCGCCTCGGACCGGGCACCGGCGCCCTTGGCCCGTTCGCGCCACCCGATCAGGGTCGGCTCCTGGTAGGCGATCACCTCGGCCTCGTGCGCCGCGCCGCGCCCGGCCTGGACCAGTTGTCGCCGGCCGAAGCCCTCCCCGGAGAGGACCTCGGCCGCGCGGACCCCCGCCAGCCAGGCCGGCAACTGCTCGGCCCGCTGCACGACGTCCCAGACCGCTTCCACCGGCGCCACCACGTGCGCACTGCGTTCCACGAGGATCATTTCCGTCTTTCCCCCACTAAGGACACATCCGCGATATTCCGCACTGTATGCGGTAAATCGGACTTACCCGGACGGGTTCGGAAAAGACACGCCGAAGGCCCTTGCGCGGAGCCCGGCAGCAGGCCTATGGACCAGCGCCGTTCCGCGCCCTAGAGTCGCGAGCACGCTTCGCGTTTCTGGGAGGGCGAATGACGACCGCGCCGATGCCCGAGTTCCCCGCCGGCTTCCGGTGGGGGGTGTCCACCTCCGCGTACCAGATCGAGGGGGCGGCCACCGCCGACGGCCGGGGTCCGTCCATCTGGGACACCTTCGCCCACGAACCGGGCCGGATCGTCGACGGCAGCACCGGCGACGAGGCCTGCGACCACTACCACCGGTACGCCGAGGACGTCGCCCTGCTGGCCGGGCTCGGCGTCGACGCGTACCGGTTCTCGATCGCCTGGCCCCGGGTGCAGCCCACCGGCACCGGTCGGGCCAATCCGGCCGGGCTGGACTTCTACGACCGGCTGGTGGACACGCTGCTCGCCCACGGCGTCGACCCGGTCGCCACGCTCTTCCACTGGGACCTGCCGCAGGCGCTCCAGGACGCGGGCGGCTGGCTCAACCGGGACACCGCCGACCGCTTCGCCGAGTACGCCGACCTGGTCGCCGCCCGGCTCGGCGACCGGGTGAAGCTCTGGATCACGCTGAACGAGCCGTTCATCCACATGAGCCTCGGCCACGGGACGGGCGTGCACGCCCCCGGCCGGATGCTGCTCTTCGACGCCTTCCCGGTGGCCCACCACCAACTCCTCGGGCACGGCCTCGCGGTCTCCGCGTTGCGCGCCCGCAGCAGCAGCCCGGTCGCGATCGCCAACAACTACTCCCCGGTGCGGCTGGCCGGCGGCACCGACGCCGACCGGGCCGCCGGGGCGGCGTACGACGCCCTGCACAACCGGCTCTTCACCGATCCGCTGCTCGGTCTCGGGTACCCGGAGGAACTCGGCGTCGACCCGGGCCTGGTCCGGGACGGGGACCTGGCGGTCGTCGCCGCGCCGGTCGACGTGCTCGGGGTGAACTACTACAACCCGACCGGCATCCGGGCCGCCGAGGAGGGCTCGCCGCTGCCGTTCGAGATCGTGCCGCTGGACGGCTACCCGCGTACCGCCTTCGACTGGCCGGTGGCCCCGGACGGGCTGCGCGAACTGCTGGTCGGGCTGCGCGACCGGTACGGCGACGCGCTGCCCCCGATCCAGGTGACCGAGAGCGGCTGCGCGTACGACGACGTGCCGGACGCCGACGGTCGGGTCGACGACCCGGAGCGGATCGGGTACCTCGACGGGCACGTCCGGGCGGTCCGCGAGGCGATCGACGACGGCGTCGACGTGACCGGGTACTTCGTCTGGTCGCTGCTGGACAACTGGGAGTGGGCCGAGGGGTTCACCAAACGGTTCGGCCTGGTGCACGTCGACTACGCCACCCAGCGGCGTACCCCCAAGGCGTCGTACGCCTGGTTCCGGGATCTGGTGCGGCGGTGACCACGGTGGACCCGACGCCGGCCGCGCTGCCGGCGGCGCTCGCCGAACCGACCGTGCCGGTCCGGCGGAGCTGGATCGCGCTGATCTTCGCGGCCAACCTGGGCGTCTGGATGGCCTTCTTCACCCCGATCCAGGTGCTGCTGCCGCAGCAGATCGAGCGGATCGCGCCGGGCGACAAGGAGGCGATGCTGGCGGTCGTCACGGGCCTCGGGGCGCTCGCCGCGGTGCTGGCCAACCCGCTGGCCGGCGCGCTGTCGGACCGGACCTCGCCCCGGCTGGCGAAGCGGCACCTGGGCCGCCGGCACGTGTGGACCGCGTCCGGGGCGGTCATCGGCGCACTGGCCCTGGTGCTGCTCGCCCGGCAGGACACCATCGCGGGCGTCGCGCTCGGCTGGGTCGCCGCCCAGGTCTGCTTCAACGCGATGCTGGCCAGCCTCACCGCCGCCATCCCGGACCGGGTGCCGGTGGCCCAGCGCGGCGGCGTCTCCGGCTGGGTGGGCATCCCCCAGGCGCTCGGCCTGGTGGTCGGCGCGGTGCTGGTCACCGCCGTGGTCACCGGCAACGCCGCCGGGTACGCCGCGATCGCGCTGGCGGTGCTGCTGCTGTCGCTGCCGTTCGCGCTGCTCACCCAGGACGATCCGCTGCCCCGGGAGCACCGGCCCACGCTGCGGCTGCGCGACCTGCTCGGCTCGATGTGGATCAGCCCGCGCCGGCACCCCGACTTCGCCTGGGCCTGGTTCACCCGGTTCCTGGTCCAGCTCGGTAACGCCCTCGGCACGCTCTACCTGCTGTACTTCCTCACCGACGGGGTGCGGGTGGCCGACCCCGAGGGCGGCCTGCTGGTGCTGATCCTGCTCTACACGCTGGGCATGGTGCTGACCGCCGTGCTGGCCGGGCGGCTCTCCGACCGCTCCGGCCGGCGCAAGGTCTACGTGATCGTCTCCGGGCTGATCATGGCGGTGGCCGCGCTGCTGCTCGCGGTCGCGCCGGTCTGGCCGATGGCGGTGGTCGCGGCGCTGCTGCTCGGCGCCGGCTACGGCGTCTACCTGGCGGTGGACGCCGCGTTGATCACGCAGGTGCTGCCGACCGCCACCGACCGGGCCAAGGACCTCGGGGTGATCAACATCGCCAACTCGGCGCCCCAGGTGCTCGGCCCGGCGCTCTCCGCCCCGATCGTGGTCCACCTGGGCGGCTATCCCACCCTGTACGCGGCCACCGCGGTGGTCACCGTGGTCGGCAGCGCCCTGGTCCTGAAGATCCGCTCGGTGCCCTGACCCGCCCCCTCGCGGAATCGGCTGGCCGCCGCCCGTAGGCTGGGGGACGTGACGGTACGTGTACGCTTCGCCCCCTCCCCGACCGGTATGTTCCACGTCGGCGGTGCCCGCTCGGCCCTGCAGAACTGGATCTACGCCAAGCAGCAGGGCGGGGTGTTCGTGCTCCGCATCGAGGACACCGACGCGGCCCGCAACAAGCCCGAGTGGACCGAGGGCATCCTCTCCGCGCTCGACTGGATCGGCATCGCCCGGGGCAGCTACGAGGGCCCGTACTTCCAGTCGTCGTACGCGGGCGAGCACCGCGCCGCCGCCCAGCGGCTGTACGACGGCGGCCGGGCGTACTACTGCGACTGCACCCGCGAGGACGTGCAGGCCCGCACCGGCTCGCAGTACCAGGGCTACGACGGCTTCTGCCGGGACCGCGGGCTCGGCCCGGGCGAGGGGCGGGCGCTGCGCTTCCGCACCCCGGACGAGGGCGCGACCGTGGTGGTCGACCTGATCCGTGGCGAGCCGACCTTCGAGAACAAGCTGATCGAGGACTTCGTCATCGCCCGTGGTGACGGCTCCCCGGTGTTCCTGCTGGCCAACGTGGTCGACGACATGACCATGGGGATCACCCACGTGATCCGGGCCGAGGAGCACCTGCCCAACACCCCGAAGCAGCAGCTGCTCTGGGACGCGCTCGGGGTGAAGCCGCCGATCTGGGCGCACGTGCCCGTGGTGGTCAACGAGAAGCGGCAGAAGCTGTCCAAGCGGCGCGACAAGGTCGCCCTGGAGGCGTACAAGGACGAGGGCTACCTCGCCGACGCGATGCGCAACTACCTGATGCTGCTCGGCTGGGCGCCGTCGGGCGACCGGGAGATCGTGCCCTGGTCGGTGATCGAGGAGGAGTTCCGGCTGGCCGAGGTGAACCCGTCCCCGGCGTTCTTCGACGAGAAGAAGCTGCGCGCGTTCAACGGCGAGTACATCCGCGCGCTGCCGGTCGAGGAGTTCGTCGCGGCCTGCCAGCCGTGGCTCACCGGCACGGAGACCATCGCCCCGCCGCCGTGGCAGCCCGAGGAGTTCGACCCGGCCGCGTTCGCCGCGGTGGCGCCGCTGGCGCAGACCCGGATCGCGGTACTCAGCGAGATCGTGCCGAACGTCGACTTCCTCTTCCTGGCCGACCCACTGATCGACGAGGCGGCCTGGGCGAAGGCGATGAAGGAGGGCGCGGCGGACCTGCTGGACGCGGCGATCGCCGCGTTCGGGGCGCTGGAGTCCTGGGACGCCGAGTCGCTGAAGTCCACCCTGGAGGCGGTGGGCGCGGAGCGCGGGCTGAAGCTGGGCAAGGCCCAGGCCCCGGTCCGGGTCGCCGTCACCGGCCGTACCGTCGGGCTGCCGCTCTTCGAGTCCCTGGAGGTGCTCGGCCGTGAGCGCACGCTGACCCGGCTGCGCGCCGCCCGGGTGCGCCTGGTCTGAGGACGCGTACGCGGGGCCCGCCGGTCGTCCGGCGGGCCCCGCGTCGTACGGCGGTCGTCGGCGGGCGCCTGCACGACGGGCGGTCGGCGCGTCGGGACGAGCCGGTTGCCGGCGACGGCCGGCGTCCTCGCGTCCCGGCCACCTGACCCTCGCCCTCCTTTGCTCTGCTTCAACCCACGCGACGCTCAGGGTCGCTGAGTGTTGCGCCCGCTGAAGCAGAGCAAAGGCACCCGGGAGCTGGGTGGTCCGGTCGGCACGCGGCCCGGCCGCCCCCAGGGGCGGGCTCAGGCCCGGCGACGCCGGAGCAGCAGCACCCCGCCGAGCGCGCCGAGCACGACCACCGCGCCGACGAGCCACCACCGTCCCGTACCCCCGTCGTCCTGCGCCCGGGCGGCGGCGGGTGTCGGGCTCAAGCCGGCGCTCGGCGGGGCGACCGGGGTGCTCGGCGCGGCCGAGGTCGGGGCGGCGGAAGCGGTCGGTGCTCCGGTGGTCAGGGTGAAGCGGAGTTCGCCCTTCACCTGGTGTCCGTCGGTCGAGGAAACCTGGTAGGCGACGATGTAGACGCCGGCTGGCCCGGCGGTGAACGGCACGCTCACCCGGCTGCCGGCGAAGGTCGGCGCGCCCACCCCGGCCGGCACGTTGTCCGGCCCGGTGACTGTGATCTTCGTCGTATCGGGGGCCGGGCGGGCCAGGAAGCGGAGTTCGATCCGCTTCGGCGCGGTCGCCAGCCGGGCCCCGTCCTTCGGATCACTGCCGGTCAACGAGTTGTGCGCGGCGGCCGGGGCGGCCGGCAGGAGCACCGACACTCCGAGCGCCACACCGAGAACCACCGACCAGGTACGCGCCACGCGAGCGAGCGTGCCCCCCATGAACCCCTCCGTCCGGGTACGATCCGGCCGCTGATCATCGGCCACACCAGTTGGTCGGTCCCAGATCGCAGATAGTTCCAAATACTCTTCCAGCAGCTGCAACCGAGCGACGTTCTGCGGAGTCTTTGAGGTGGGCACCCGAAGTTCGGGCACGGCCACCACCGTCGGCCGATCCAGCGTGACCTGCAGGAAGCCATCCATCGAAACGGGGCGGGGAGGCGGCGTATGGTCCGTAAGGTGAGGCGGCTGCTGGCAGCCGTGGCCGGGGTGGTGATCGCGAGCGCGTGCTCGCTCGCCCTGGCCGGCCCGACCGCCGCCCAGGCGGCACCCAGGCCGAAGCTGGCGCCCGCCGGGGTGGACATCACCGGCGACCGGCTCACGCAGCCGCTCCAGCTGCGCGCCGACTCCCACCCGACCGAGGTGAACGCCGTCCTCGACCAGGTGAAGTGGCTCGGCCAGACCGGGCAGCAACGCGGCCCGGAGGCGAAGGACCTGGGCCCGAAGTACACGGTCGTGGTGCTCAACGCGGGCTCGCCGGCGAAGACCTACGACCTCTACCCGCTCGCCAAGGGCGGACCCCGGGTCTACCGGCCGGCCAAGCAGCCGGACCTGAGCAAGACCCGGGCCGGCTGGTTCTACGGCCGGCTCAACATGTCCGAGACGCTGCGCGGGGCCGGGGTCCCGCTCGACGCACGCTCCGACACGATCAGCGGCGGCATCGGCGGTGGGGAGCGGGTCGTTCCCGAGCAGCCGCTGGACCCCGCGCAGGGCATCGGGGACGCGCTGGACGAGTTGCAGCGGCTGCTGCTGCTCAACGTCGGCGTGATGGTGCTGATCACCGGCGGGCTCGCCGGGATCGCGCTGCTGGTGCGTCGCCGCACCCGCTGAACCACCCGGACTCCCCGGCCGCCGGCCCCACCACGGGCCGGTGCCGGGGAGTTCACACCTCCAGCACCACCTTGCCCCGGACGTGCCCCGCCTCGACCAGACGCTGCGCCTCGGCGGCCTCGGCCAGCGGGAAGGTCCGCGCCACGTGCACGGTCAGCCGGCCGGCGTCGACCAGGCCGGCCAGTGCGGTCAGGTCGGCGGTGGACGGCTTGACGAAGACGTAGCTGCCGCCGAGCCGGGTCACGTGCTCCGGGTCGGCGGTGGAGAGCAGCCGGGCCGGTCGGGCCAGCAGCTCGGCCGAGACGTCCAGCGCCGCGCCGCCGAACAGGTCCAGCGCCACGTCCACCCCGTCGGGCGCGACCGCGCGGATCCGGTCCAGCAGGCCGTCGCCGTAGCTCACCGGCTCCGCGCCCAGCGACCGGACGAAGTCGTGGTTCGCCTCGCTCGCGGTGCCGATCACCCGGTCCGCGCCGAGCGCCCGGGCCACCTGCACCGCCAGGTGCCCCACCCCGCCGGCCGCACCGTGCACCAGCACGGTGTCCCCGCCGCCGGTACGGGCCAGCTGCAACGCCTGGTACGCGGTCAGCCCGGCCAGCGGCAGGCCACCCGCCTCGGCCCAGGACGCCTGCGCCGGCTTGTCGGCCAGGCAGCGTTCGGGGGCGGGCACCAGCTCCGCGTACGTGCCGTGCTGCACGTCGTCGCGGCGGACGTACCCGATCACCTCGTCGCCGACGGCGAACCCGGTCACCGCCGGGCCGACCGCCTCCACCACGCCGGCCGCGTCCCAGCCGGGCACCAGCGGGAAGTGGGTCGGCAGGGCGGCGGCGAGATGGCCCTCGCGGACCTTCCAGTCGACCGGGTTCACCCCGGCGGCGCGGACCCGCACCAGGACCGTGTCCGGGCCGACCGGTGGCGTGGGCAGCTCGCGCAGGGTGAGCCGGTCGGCAGGGCCGTACGCGTCGATCGCGATCGCCTTCACGCTGTTCACGCTAGCCGCCGGAGGGCGGTCGCGGGGTCAGCACCAGCGGCGCGGTGGCCTTTCCCGGCGGATCGTCCGGCTCCGGGGCCGGACCGCGCCGTGCCGGTGGCCGCCCGCCCAGCCCGGCAGGTCGCTCCGGCAGCCCTGCTGCGGGTCGTCGGCGGGCCCGGCCGGCAGGACCGGCTCGGCGGCCCGCTGCCGGGGCGCGGGCGGATCCTCGTCGGCCCGCTCGGGCAGCCGCCCGGCGGCCGGCTCGGCCGGATGGGTCAGCCCCGTCCGGCGCGGGTGCTTGGCGGACGCCGGCTGCTCGTGGTGGCCCAGCCGGCAGGGCTCGCCCTGGGCGCAGCCGTGTTCGGCCTCCCCGTGCGCCATCCCGGTCTCCTCACGTTCGCCATCGCCCGTCGGGCGGATCGCCCCGACGTGCCCTGACACCGTACTCACCGGGCCCGACGGGGCGGACGGCGCGTACCGGGTCGGCGGTCGCCGGGCGGCCCGCTCAGCGGGCGGCGTCGAGGTCGGCGCGGGTGAGCAGGGCGCGCAGCGCGATGCCGTGCCCGGCGAGCGCCTCCGTCCCGCCCTCGCCGCGGTCGATGACGCAGATCGCCTGCTCGACGATCGCGCCCAGCTCCCGGAGCTGACCGGTGGAGATCACCACCTGGCCGCCGGAGGTCACCACGTCCTCGACGACCAGCACCCGCCGGCCGGCGACGTCCGCGCCCTCGGCCAGCCGCGCGGTCCCGTACGCCTTCGCGGTCTTGCGGACGAACGCGCAGGGCAGCCCGACGTGCCGGGCCAGCGCGGTCACCACCGGAATGCCGCCCATCTCCAGGCCGGCCAGCACCTCGGTGCCGGGCGGCACCAGTTCGGCCAGGCCGGCGGCGACCCGGTCCAGCAGCACCGGGTCGGCCTCGAACCGGTACTTGTCGAAGTACTCGTCGGCGATCCGGCCGGAGCGGAGCACGAAGCGTCCGGTGAGGCGGCAGGTGGCGTCGATGTCGCGGGCCAGCGCGGCGCGGGCGGTCGAGGCGTCGGTCACGGGACAGCATTGTCGCCGGTCGCCCGGGGCGCCGGCGCGGCGGTCCCCGCCCTCGGGGTGGAGCCCCTGCTCAGCGCATGTCAGGCTAGGGCGGTGAGCGAGCCGGGCGGGACCGAACTGTCGGCGACCCTGCGCCGGATCGAACGCGCCGCGGGGGCGCTGGCCACCTCCAGCGTGGCCCGGATGGACGAGAGCCTGCCCTGGTTCCGGGAGCTGCCGGCCGACCAGCGGTCCTGGGTGACGCTGGTCGCCCAGGCCGGCGTCCGCTCGCTGGTGCAGTGGCTGCGCCAGGGGGGCGGCGCGACGGACAGCACCCAGGAGGTCTCGGACGAGGTCTTCGCCACCGCGCCGCAGGCGCTGGCCCGGTCGATCAGCCTCCAGCAGACGGTGGCCCTGATCAAGGTGACCATCGAGGTGGTCGAGGAGCAGGTCTCGCACCTGGCCGTCGAGGGCGAGGAGCAGCCGCTGCGGGAGGCGGTGCTGCGCTTCTCCCGCGAGATCGCCTTCGCCGCCGCCCGGGTCTACGCCCGGGCCGCCGAGACCCGCGGCTCGTGGGACGCCCGGCTCCAGGCACTGCTGGTGGACGCGCTGCTGCGCGGTGACTCACCCGACGTGCTGGCCAGCCGGGCGGCCGCGCTGGGCTGGTCGGACGCGCCGCCGGTGGCGGTGGTGGTGGGGCGTTCCCCGGGCGGCGAGGTGGCCGCCGTGCTGCACACCGTCTACCGGCAGGCCCGCCGGATCGGGGTCGAGGTGATCGGCGGCGTGCACGGCGACCGGCTGGTGATCGTGCTGGGCGGCGCGACGGACCCGCTGGCGGCGACCGAGAAGCTGCTCGACGCGTTCGGCGACGGGCCGGTGGTGGTCGGTCCGGCCGTGCCCAGCCTGGACGAGGCGACCGACTCGACGCGGTCGGCCCTGGCCGGTTTCCGGGCGGCCCCGGCCTGGCCCACCGCGCCGCGCCCGGTGGCCGCGGCGGACCTGCTGCCGGAGCGTTCGCTGGCCGGGGACGCGGAGGCCCGGCGCCGGCTGCGTCACGACGTGTACGCGGCGCTGGTCCGGGCCGGCGGCGAGCTGCTGGAGACGCTGGACGCGTTCTTCGCCGCCGGGGGCACGCTGGAGAGTGCCGCCCGGGCGCTCTTCGTGCACCCGAACACGGTGCGCTACCGGTTGAAGCGGGTCGCCGAGGTGACCGGTTTCTCGCCGCTGGCACCCCGGGACGCGTTCGCCCTCCAGGTGGCGTTGACGGTGGGTCGGCTCGACCCGGTGGTCCCGGCGGTCGCACCCGTCCCGAACCAGACACCGAACGCATCTTCGCGCAAAACAGCACAGACGGGTGATGATTCCCGCCGATCTTTGTAGGGATCCTCCAAAGCTTCTAGTGCGGTTTGGTGCCGTGCGTTACAGCGCGACCCGCGAGTATCCGTCAGAGTCGTACTCGTGCTCGCCGTACTCTCCCCTGGACAGGGCTCGCAGAAGCCCGGCTTCCTGACCCCCTGGCTCGACCTGCCCGGCGCCGAGGCGCGACTGCGGTGGTGGTCCGCGCTGGCCGGGGTCGACCTGGTCCACCTCGGCACCGGGGCGGACGCGGACGAGATCCGGGACACCGCCCGCACCCAGCCGCTGCTCGTCGCCGCCGCGCTGCTCGCCGCCGAGCACCTGCCGATGTACGACGTCGCGCTGGTCGCCGGACACAGCGTCGGCGAGCTGGGCGCCGCCGCCCTGGCCGGGGTGCTCCCCGCCGAGGCCGCCGTGACGCTCGCCGGGGTACGCGGCCGGGAGATGGCCGCCGCCTGCGCGCTGGAGCCCACCGGGATGGCCGCCGTGCTCGGCGGCGACCCGGACGAGGTGGTCGCCGCGATCGAGGCGCACGGGCTGCACCCGGCCAACCGCAACGGCGCCGGCCAGATCGTCGCCGCCGGCGCGCTCGACGCGCTGGACAAGCTCGCCGCCGAGCCGCCCACCCGGGCCCGGGTCACCCGACTGAAGGTGGCCGGCGCGTTCCACACGCCGTACATGGCCCCGGCCGAGGCCGCCCTGGCCGGGGTGGCCGCCGGGATCACCCCCGCCGACCCGGCCCGGATCCTGCTGTCCAACCTCGACGGCGCGGCCGTCAACCACGGGCGGGAGATGGTGCAGCGGCTGGTCCGCCAGGTCACCGCCCCGGTCCGCTGGGACCTGTGCCTGCGCACGCTGGCCGACCTGGGCGTCACCGGCGTGATCGAGCTGCCGCCGGCCGGCACCCTGGCCAACCTGGTCAAGCGGGAGCTCAAGGGCGAGGGCGCACCCGAGATCGTCACCCTGAACACCCCCGACGACCTGCCCGCCGCGCGGGACCTGATCGCCCGGCACAGCGGCCTGCGCGGCCACGAGCCGGTGGTCCAGTTCCGGGTGGTGGTCTCCCCCGCCGCCGGCGCGTTCGCGCCGCTGGCCGACCTGGCCGAGGGCGCCGAGCTGCGCGCCGGCCAGGTGATCGGGCAGGTGGCCACCCGGCAGGGGCCGGTCGAGGTCACCGCGCACGCCGGCGGGCTGCTCACCGAGTGGCTCGCCCACCACGACGACCCGGTCGCCCCGGGCCAGCCGCTCGCCCGCATCGGAGGCCACGCATGACCGGCAGCAAGATCGTCGCGATGGGGCACTACCAGCCCTCCCGGGTGGTGACCAACGACGAGCTGGCCCAGCTGGTCGACACCAACGACGAGTGGATCCGGGACCGGGTCGGCATCGTCACCCGCCGGATCGCCGGCGACGAGACGGTCGCCGACATGGCCGCCGCCGCGGCCGGCAAGGCGCTGGCCAACTCCGGCCTGACCGCCGCCGACATCGACCTCGTCGTGGTGGCCACCTGCACGTCGGTCGACCGCAGCCCGAACGTGGCCTGTCGGGTCGCCGCCAAGCTGGGCATCACCGCCCCGGGCGCGTACGACCTCAACACCGCCTGCTCGGGCTTCGCGTACGCGCTGGGCACCGTCGACCACGCGATCCGGGCCGGCGCGGCCCGCAACGCGATCGTCATCGGCGCCGAGAAGCTCTCCGACTTCACCGACTGGACCGACCGCTCGACCTGCATCATCTTCGCCGACGGCGCGGGTGCGGCGGTGGTCACCGCGACCGCCGAGGACGAGCCAGCCGGGGTCGGCCCGGTGGTCTGGGGCTCGGTGCCGGAGAAGAGCGACGCGGTCCGCATCGAGGGCTGGCGCCCGTACATCGCGCAGGAGGGGCAGGCGGTGTTCCGCTGGGCCACCACCGCGCTCGCCCCGCTGGCCCTGCAGGCCTGCGAGCGGGCCGGGGTCGACCCGTCCGAGCTGGCCGCCTTCGTCCCGCACCAGGCCAACGCCCGGATCATCGACGGGATCGCCAAGCGGCTGAACATCCCCGACACGATCGTCGCGAAGGACATCGTCGAGTCCGGCAACACGTCGGCGGCGAGCGTGCCGCTGGCCCTGTCCAAGCTGGTCGAGCGGCGGGAGGTGCCCGCGGGCGCCCCGGTGCTGCTGTTCGGCTTCGGCGGCGGCCTGACCTACGCCGGTCAGGTCGTCCGCTGCCCCTGAGACCCCCTCGGGCGCGTACGCGCCGAGGTGTGCCGTCCGGCGACGCCGGCCGGCGGAAGCCCCGATGAGAGGAACCAGACGCAATGACCCGTGACGAGATCACCGCCGGCCTCGCCGAGATTCTCGAAGAGGTTGCCGGGGTGAACCCGGACGACGTGGCCGAGGGGAAGTCCTTCACCGACGACCTCGACGTCGACTCGCTCTCCATGGTGGAGGTCGTGGTGGCGGCCGAGGAGAAGTTCGGCGTCAAGATCCCGGACAACGAGGTGCAGA
This genomic window contains:
- the aceE gene encoding pyruvate dehydrogenase (acetyl-transferring), homodimeric type, which encodes MATERKRPVITAGLPSQLPDIDPEETSEWVESLDGVIDERGTKRARYVMLRLLERARERQVGVPSLTTTDYINTIPPEREPWFPGDEHIERRLRAYIRWNAAMLVHRAQRPEIGVGGHISTFASSASLYEVGFNHFFRGKNHPGGGDHIYYQGHASPGMYARAFLEGRLSADQLDGFRQELSHPGGGLPSYPHPRLMPDFWEFPTVSMGLGPLNAIYQARFNRYLHHRGIKDTSQQHVWAFLGDGEMDEVESLGAIGVAAREELDNLTFVINCNLQRLDGPVRGNGKVMQELEAFFRGAGWNVIKVVWGREWDPLLAADTDGALVNLMNTTPDGDYQTYKAESGSYVREHFFGRDPRTRKMVEHLSDDEIWNLKRGGHDYRKLYAAYKAAMEHTGQPTVILAKTIKGWTLGSHFEARNATHQMKKLTLEDLKLFRDRLYLDIPDKQLEENPYLPPYYTPGEKSDELEYLRERRNQLGGYLPSRRTDHKTLQIPGTERFSDVKRGSGKQKVATTMAFVRLLKDIMKDKEFGKRWVPIIPDEARTFGMDSLFPTQKIYSPHGQRYTSVDRELFLSYKEATTGQILHEGINEAGSVASFTAAGTAYATHGEPMIPLYIFYSMFGFQRTGDGFWAAADQMARGFVLGATAGRTTLNGEGLQHEDGHSLLLAATNPAVVAYDAAFAYELAHIVENGLHRMYGEGQENIFYYLTVYNEPIFQPAQPEGVDVEGLLKGIYRYSPAPQVGGDAPKANILASGTGMQWALKAQQLLAEDWGVAADVWSVTSWTELRRDAVECEEHNLLNPGTEQRVPYIQQKLADADGPKVAVSDWMRAVPDLIARWVPGDYTSLGTDGFGMSDTRHALRRHFHVDAESVAVATLRQLALRGAVPAQVPAEAARKYVLDDVNAAPVGETGGDS
- a CDS encoding SRPBCC family protein, coding for MILVERSAHVVAPVEAVWDVVQRAEQLPAWLAGVRAAEVLSGEGFGRRQLVQAGRGAAHEAEVIAYQEPTLIGWRERAKGAGARSEARTEIYVQLTPDEEEGGTIVRLIVVRWPAGPVKAALLRLGLRRVGADLEDSLARLTDLAAVG
- a CDS encoding GH1 family beta-glucosidase encodes the protein MTTAPMPEFPAGFRWGVSTSAYQIEGAATADGRGPSIWDTFAHEPGRIVDGSTGDEACDHYHRYAEDVALLAGLGVDAYRFSIAWPRVQPTGTGRANPAGLDFYDRLVDTLLAHGVDPVATLFHWDLPQALQDAGGWLNRDTADRFAEYADLVAARLGDRVKLWITLNEPFIHMSLGHGTGVHAPGRMLLFDAFPVAHHQLLGHGLAVSALRARSSSPVAIANNYSPVRLAGGTDADRAAGAAYDALHNRLFTDPLLGLGYPEELGVDPGLVRDGDLAVVAAPVDVLGVNYYNPTGIRAAEEGSPLPFEIVPLDGYPRTAFDWPVAPDGLRELLVGLRDRYGDALPPIQVTESGCAYDDVPDADGRVDDPERIGYLDGHVRAVREAIDDGVDVTGYFVWSLLDNWEWAEGFTKRFGLVHVDYATQRRTPKASYAWFRDLVRR
- a CDS encoding MFS transporter, which translates into the protein MTTVDPTPAALPAALAEPTVPVRRSWIALIFAANLGVWMAFFTPIQVLLPQQIERIAPGDKEAMLAVVTGLGALAAVLANPLAGALSDRTSPRLAKRHLGRRHVWTASGAVIGALALVLLARQDTIAGVALGWVAAQVCFNAMLASLTAAIPDRVPVAQRGGVSGWVGIPQALGLVVGAVLVTAVVTGNAAGYAAIALAVLLLSLPFALLTQDDPLPREHRPTLRLRDLLGSMWISPRRHPDFAWAWFTRFLVQLGNALGTLYLLYFLTDGVRVADPEGGLLVLILLYTLGMVLTAVLAGRLSDRSGRRKVYVIVSGLIMAVAALLLAVAPVWPMAVVAALLLGAGYGVYLAVDAALITQVLPTATDRAKDLGVINIANSAPQVLGPALSAPIVVHLGGYPTLYAATAVVTVVGSALVLKIRSVP